In Osmerus mordax isolate fOsmMor3 chromosome 23, fOsmMor3.pri, whole genome shotgun sequence, one DNA window encodes the following:
- the LOC136967833 gene encoding mucin-17-like, whose amino-acid sequence MQIYYITRIQNFKSVNVTNLSRPATRRRRSATQDGLSDKIEDGALNYVRTENNGVRVEHNVVLEVNNSAQAETEFNTLFEQVQTAVKDVKSCSDVTPVTVGCPGFNITSTEPPEKEDLDLTAVCKDSVSNPEHAEHYLAVNMSGILKCVNKCDPGHPDPFTCDNDGTCAFSADEGAQCYCLHTGSTWYMGANCNHPINKIGFYVGMSVTGLVLVVLVGVLTAYLLLTKQRQRRNKDVKEQIVNDWLEDDFEWPLPRRPAGPYEGANNTTFEEEVNVYQQSGGSLTTETSQQGARYPESSSSAQPPLNPYNFNNQPIRIQRPQIKTTSEV is encoded by the exons ATGCAGATATATTACATTACGAGGATTCAAAACTTCAAATCAGTGAATGTCACCAATTTAAG CCGTCCGGCAACCAGACGCAGAAGATCTGCGACACAAGACGGCCTGTCGGATAAG ATTGAAGATGGGGCCTTAAACTATGTCAGAACGGAAAACAACGG GGTAAGAGTCGAACACAACGTTGTTTTGGAGGTTAACAATTCCGCACAGGCAGAGACTGAATTCAACACTTTATTTGAGCAAGTTCAGACTGCAGTAAAAGATGTCAAATCCTGTTCTGATGTCACGCCAG TCACTGTAGGTTGTCCTGGGTTCAACATAACCAGTACAGAGCCACCAGAAAAAGAAGATTTGGATCTAACAG ctgTGTGTAAAGACTCTGTCTCGAACCCGGAGCATGCAGAACACTACCTTGCTGTCAACATGAGTGGCATACTGAAGTGTGTGAATAAGTGCGATCCTGGACACCCTGATCCCTTCACATGTGACAACGACGGCACCTGTGCTTTCTCAGCGGATGAAGGAGCCCAGTGCTA CTGTCTCCACACAGGATCCACTTGGTACATGGGCGCCAATTGTAACCACCCCATCAACAAGATTGGCTTCTACGTGGGGATGAGTGTGACGGGCttggtgctggtggtgctggtgggggtCCTGACTGCCTACCTGCTGCTCACCaagcagagacagaggag AAACAAGGACGTCAAGGAGCAGATAGTGAATGATTGGCTTGAAGATGACTTTGAGTGGCCCCTGCCTCGACGACCAGCAGGGCCCTACGAAG GGGCTAATAACACCACGTTCGAGGAAGAGGTGAACGTGTACCAGCAGTCTGGCGGGTCCCTTACGACGGAAACCTCTCAGCAGGGTGCCCGCTACCCAGAATCCTCCAGCTCTGCTCAGCCTCCACTCAATCCCTACAACTTTAATAACCAGCCA